One stretch of Syntrophorhabdaceae bacterium DNA includes these proteins:
- a CDS encoding DUF6429 family protein yields MNYDDDKIDEYTLALLYLVTHERHEGLGARAWKGFDWDTLNRLHEKGYISNPVGKAKSVVMTEEGFLKAEELFERHFTGEAKTIPFPKMTPPAKKRWEQTPEHTRKRILENVWCSKCGAMVALQLREGQMSGRSLVLRGACKICGSDVARVVEPVEE; encoded by the coding sequence ATGAACTACGATGATGACAAAATAGATGAATATACCCTGGCACTTCTTTACTTGGTTACTCATGAAAGACATGAAGGACTGGGAGCACGAGCATGGAAGGGATTCGATTGGGATACACTGAACAGACTTCATGAGAAAGGCTATATATCGAACCCGGTGGGTAAAGCAAAATCAGTCGTCATGACAGAGGAAGGTTTTCTGAAGGCGGAAGAGCTGTTTGAGCGTCATTTTACCGGAGAAGCAAAGACAATCCCCTTTCCGAAAATGACACCTCCGGCAAAAAAACGGTGGGAGCAGACACCTGAGCACACGAGAAAGAGGATTCTTGAAAACGTCTGGTGTTCGAAATGCGGGGCCATGGTAGCTCTACAACTGCGAGAGGGGCAGATGTCGGGACGGTCTCTGGTACTGCGAGGCGCGTGTAAGATTTGTGGAAGCGATGTGGCAAGGGTGGTGGAACCGGTTGAAGAATAA
- a CDS encoding BrnT family toxin yields MECEFDPEKSEKNKEKHGIDFYETQALWGDPDLIEIPAKTTDEPRFMVIGKIAGICWSGVVTYRGNRIRIISVRRSRKEEIEIYES; encoded by the coding sequence ATGGAATGTGAATTCGATCCCGAAAAAAGTGAGAAAAATAAGGAAAAACACGGGATCGATTTCTATGAGACCCAAGCACTGTGGGGTGACCCGGACCTGATTGAGATTCCGGCAAAGACGACGGATGAACCCAGGTTTATGGTCATCGGGAAAATTGCCGGTATATGTTGGTCAGGAGTCGTAACGTATCGTGGTAACAGAATCAGGATAATCTCTGTACGGAGATCACGCAAAGAGGAGATCGAGATATATGAAAGCTAA
- a CDS encoding ion channel codes for MKIYIEKNQKLFAFFLLSFSMVCTIFTFAQVFSKAGFYEADGKVSHDFLGAIYLSIVTWTTLGYGDLRPTESVRIFAGIEALTGYLYLGLFVAFVINYLFMAQRGKKDNAET; via the coding sequence ATGAAAATTTATATAGAGAAGAACCAAAAGCTATTTGCTTTTTTTCTTTTATCGTTTAGCATGGTTTGCACTATCTTTACATTTGCACAAGTCTTTTCAAAGGCTGGTTTTTATGAAGCCGACGGCAAGGTTTCTCACGATTTTCTTGGTGCTATTTACCTGAGTATTGTTACCTGGACTACATTAGGGTACGGAGATCTTCGTCCGACAGAATCCGTCCGAATATTTGCTGGGATTGAGGCACTTACTGGCTATTTATATCTTGGTCTATTTGTGGCGTTTGTTATCAACTACTTGTTTATGGCCCAACGAGGAAAGAAGGACAATGCAGAGACTTAA
- a CDS encoding CopG family antitoxin — translation MKAKEFDKKFDAGEDVSRYLDISKARRLVQEQKRVNVDFPLWMIELLDKEAKRLGVPRQSIIKLWVSERLKKAS, via the coding sequence ATGAAAGCTAAGGAATTCGACAAGAAGTTTGATGCAGGCGAGGACGTCTCTCGGTATCTTGACATTTCCAAGGCCAGGAGGCTCGTCCAGGAACAGAAGCGGGTCAATGTCGACTTTCCGCTGTGGATGATTGAACTCTTGGATAAAGAAGCGAAACGTTTAGGAGTGCCGCGGCAGTCCATTATCAAACTGTGGGTGTCAGAGCGTCT
- a CDS encoding class I SAM-dependent methyltransferase: MELLKFFSITHREHVFCNPMSVEKFEELIALLRLEPEDRVLEIATGKGEFIIRLAEQYDIKGIGVDISPYFVSDAKKKHQQRIPDAQLSFLEMDGKDYEPKVRESFNLVACIGASWIYGGHRGTLKALHEMAAPGGWVIVGEPYWLREPTAEYLEALGQKRDAFGTHYENMKVGQEFDLKLVYTLVSNQDDWDRYEGLQWYAADEWASKNPDDSDAEEVLKRVRDDRENYLRWGRETLGWAIYLFKKEVIKR, encoded by the coding sequence ATGGAGCTATTGAAATTTTTTAGTATTACACACCGGGAACACGTTTTTTGTAACCCAATGAGTGTTGAAAAGTTCGAGGAATTGATCGCACTGCTGCGATTAGAGCCTGAAGATCGCGTGCTTGAGATTGCCACAGGTAAAGGAGAATTTATCATCCGGTTGGCTGAGCAATATGATATTAAAGGAATAGGAGTCGATATCTCGCCGTATTTTGTTTCAGATGCCAAGAAAAAACATCAGCAACGTATACCAGATGCTCAGTTGAGTTTTTTGGAGATGGACGGGAAGGATTATGAGCCGAAGGTGCGGGAAAGTTTCAATTTGGTGGCATGTATCGGAGCGAGCTGGATCTATGGCGGTCATAGAGGGACGTTGAAGGCTTTACATGAGATGGCGGCCCCCGGAGGTTGGGTGATCGTTGGGGAGCCGTATTGGCTGCGAGAGCCGACGGCAGAGTATTTAGAGGCTCTCGGTCAAAAACGTGACGCGTTTGGCACGCATTACGAAAATATGAAGGTTGGACAAGAGTTTGATTTGAAGCTTGTCTACACGTTGGTTAGTAATCAAGATGATTGGGATAGGTATGAAGGGTTGCAGTGGTATGCAGCGGATGAGTGGGCGAGTAAGAATCCTGACGATTCTGATGCGGAAGAAGTATTGAAACGAGTACGTGATGACAGGGAAAATTACCTGAGGTGGGGACGAGAGACGTTAGGGTGGGCGATCTATTTGTTCAAGAAAGAAGTTATTAAAAGATAG